Proteins co-encoded in one Nonomuraea helvata genomic window:
- the hpt gene encoding hypoxanthine phosphoribosyltransferase, which produces MDAADMGNDLEKVLIPEDELQAKIKELAGRIDEDYAGKDLLLVGVLKGAVMVMADLARALHVPVQMDWMAVSSYGAGTKSSGVVRVLKDLDTDIMGRHVLIVEDIIDSGLTLHWLLENLKSRNPASLEICTALRKPDAVKVPIDVKYVGYDIPNEFVIGYGLDYAERYRNLPFIGTLAPHVYK; this is translated from the coding sequence GTGGACGCTGCCGACATGGGCAATGACCTGGAAAAGGTCCTCATTCCCGAGGACGAGCTCCAGGCGAAGATCAAAGAGCTTGCCGGGCGGATCGACGAGGACTACGCGGGTAAAGACTTGCTGCTCGTGGGCGTGTTGAAAGGCGCCGTCATGGTGATGGCCGACCTGGCCAGAGCCCTGCACGTGCCCGTGCAGATGGACTGGATGGCGGTGTCGTCGTACGGCGCGGGCACCAAGTCGTCCGGCGTCGTGCGCGTGCTGAAAGACCTCGACACCGACATCATGGGCCGCCACGTGCTGATCGTCGAGGACATCATCGACTCGGGCCTGACCCTGCACTGGCTCCTGGAAAACCTGAAGTCGCGCAATCCCGCGTCGCTGGAGATCTGCACCGCGCTGCGGAAACCGGACGCGGTGAAGGTGCCGATCGATGTGAAATACGTGGGCTATGACATTCCCAACGAGTTCGTCATCGGTTACGGGCTGGACTACGCCGAGCGATACCGCAATCTGCCGTTCATCGGCACTCTGGCCCCACATGTTTACAAGTAG
- the ftsH gene encoding ATP-dependent zinc metalloprotease FtsH, with the protein MDLKRFTRGPLLWILGIVVLLLLVTQLWSGGGNFKQADTSLVLQQIRTGNVSNAKIVDKDNRIELTLVNPVAVKPGDSPTRLIQSNWVTGYGSKLTDELQAQYDAGKTKSFNTEVPQENLLVSILVSFLPIVIIVLLFLFIMNQMQGGGSRVMNFGKSKAKLITKDTPKTTFADVAGADEAIEELQEIKEFLQAPAKFQAIGAKIPKGVLLYGPPGTGKTLLARAVAGEAGVPFYSISGSDFVEMFVGVGASRVRDLFEQAKANAPAIIFIDEIDAVGRHRGAGLGGGHDEREQTLNQLLVEMDGFDVKGGVILIAATNRPDILDPALLRPGRFDRQVTVDRPDLEGRKGILKVHGRGKPFAPNVDLDVIARRTPGFTGADLANVINEAALLTARADQKLITMDVLEESIDRVMAGPERKSRVMSDKEKKMIAYHEGGHALVAHALPNSDPVHKITILSRGRALGYTMTLPMEDKFLATRSEMMDQLAMLLGGRAAEELVFHEPTTGASNDIEKATAVARRMVTEYGMSEQLGARKFGTGQAEVFLGREMGHERDYSEKIASTIDEEVRRMIETAHDQAWDILVEYRDVLDNLVLELMEKETLSREQVLQIFSAVVVKEHRPSYAGYGKRLPSDRPPILTPKEQSANGSLTGGHQDALPSGESA; encoded by the coding sequence ATGGATCTCAAGCGATTTACACGTGGGCCACTGCTGTGGATCCTGGGCATCGTCGTGCTGCTCCTCCTCGTCACTCAGCTCTGGAGTGGCGGCGGTAATTTCAAGCAGGCCGACACGTCCTTGGTTCTCCAGCAGATTCGCACCGGAAACGTCAGCAACGCCAAGATTGTCGACAAGGACAACCGGATCGAGTTGACACTGGTCAACCCGGTCGCGGTCAAGCCCGGTGATTCACCGACGAGGCTGATCCAGTCCAACTGGGTCACGGGTTACGGCAGCAAGCTGACCGACGAGCTTCAGGCTCAGTACGACGCCGGCAAGACCAAGAGCTTCAACACCGAGGTGCCGCAGGAGAACCTCCTGGTGAGCATCCTGGTCAGCTTCCTCCCGATCGTCATCATCGTGCTGCTCTTCCTGTTCATCATGAACCAGATGCAGGGCGGCGGCTCGCGAGTGATGAACTTCGGCAAGTCCAAGGCCAAGCTCATCACCAAGGACACCCCCAAGACGACGTTCGCCGACGTCGCGGGCGCCGACGAGGCCATCGAGGAGCTCCAGGAGATCAAGGAGTTCCTGCAGGCCCCGGCCAAGTTCCAGGCGATCGGCGCCAAGATTCCCAAGGGCGTGCTGCTGTACGGCCCGCCCGGCACCGGTAAGACCCTGCTGGCCCGCGCCGTGGCCGGCGAGGCGGGCGTGCCGTTCTACTCGATCTCCGGTTCCGACTTCGTCGAGATGTTCGTCGGTGTCGGTGCCTCGCGTGTGCGTGACCTGTTCGAGCAGGCGAAGGCCAACGCCCCGGCGATCATCTTCATCGACGAGATCGACGCCGTCGGCCGCCACCGCGGCGCTGGCCTGGGCGGCGGTCACGACGAGCGCGAGCAGACCCTCAACCAGCTGCTCGTCGAGATGGACGGCTTCGACGTCAAGGGCGGCGTGATCCTCATCGCCGCGACCAACCGGCCCGACATCCTCGACCCGGCGCTGCTGCGTCCGGGCCGCTTCGACCGGCAGGTCACCGTCGACCGCCCCGATCTCGAGGGCCGCAAGGGCATCCTCAAGGTCCACGGTCGCGGCAAGCCGTTCGCGCCCAACGTCGACCTCGACGTCATCGCGCGCCGCACCCCCGGGTTCACCGGCGCCGACCTGGCCAATGTGATCAACGAGGCCGCCCTGCTCACCGCGCGGGCCGACCAGAAGCTGATCACGATGGACGTCCTCGAGGAGTCGATCGACCGTGTCATGGCAGGGCCCGAGCGCAAGTCGCGGGTCATGTCCGACAAGGAAAAGAAGATGATCGCCTACCACGAGGGCGGTCACGCGCTGGTGGCGCATGCGCTGCCCAACTCCGACCCGGTCCACAAGATCACGATCCTGTCCCGGGGACGCGCGCTCGGTTACACGATGACGCTGCCGATGGAGGACAAGTTCCTGGCCACCAGGTCGGAGATGATGGACCAGCTCGCGATGCTGCTCGGCGGCCGCGCGGCGGAGGAGCTCGTCTTCCACGAGCCCACCACCGGCGCCTCCAACGACATCGAGAAGGCCACGGCCGTCGCCCGCCGCATGGTGACCGAGTACGGCATGAGCGAGCAGCTCGGCGCCCGTAAGTTCGGCACCGGCCAGGCCGAGGTGTTCCTGGGCCGCGAGATGGGCCACGAGCGCGACTACTCCGAGAAGATCGCCTCCACGATCGACGAGGAGGTCCGCCGGATGATCGAGACGGCGCACGACCAGGCGTGGGACATCCTGGTCGAATACCGCGACGTGCTCGACAACCTGGTGCTCGAGCTCATGGAGAAGGAGACCCTCTCCCGCGAGCAGGTGCTCCAGATCTTCTCCGCCGTGGTGGTCAAGGAGCACCGCCCGTCCTACGCGGGCTACGGCAAGCGGCTCCCGTCCGACCGGCCGCCCATCCTGACCCCCAAGGAGCAGTCGGCCAACGGCTCGCTCACCGGGGGCCACCAGGACGCCCTCCCGTCCGGAGAAAGTGCGTGA
- the tilS gene encoding tRNA lysidine(34) synthetase TilS produces the protein MAPVGPHPAVADVRRAVREALADVPKDALVMVACSGGADSLALAAALAFVAPRMGLRAGLLTVDHQLQPGSAQRARTVVDIGKTRLDLHPAEVLTVTVGTEGGPEAAAREARYQALAEAADKHQAQVVLLGHTRDDQAETVLLGLARGSGVRSLSGMAARSGRYRRPFLDIPRATTVRACQALDLVPWDDPHNEDPRYTRVRVRYRVLPVLEAELGPGVAEALARTARMAREDADALDEWAESAYQNCALSDIPGSVTLAVPELEKLPDAVRRRVLRRAAIAAGAPSGALSAAHILAVDGLVTRWHGQKAVDLPGGLSAVRRYGTLIVAISPIA, from the coding sequence ATGGCACCCGTGGGTCCACATCCAGCCGTAGCCGACGTGCGCAGGGCAGTGCGTGAGGCGCTGGCCGACGTCCCTAAGGACGCGCTGGTCATGGTGGCGTGCAGCGGCGGGGCCGACTCCCTGGCGCTGGCGGCGGCGCTGGCGTTCGTGGCGCCCCGGATGGGGCTGCGCGCCGGGCTGCTCACCGTGGACCACCAGCTCCAGCCGGGCTCGGCCCAGCGGGCGAGGACGGTCGTGGACATCGGGAAGACCCGGCTGGACCTCCACCCCGCCGAGGTCCTCACCGTGACGGTGGGCACCGAGGGCGGCCCCGAGGCGGCGGCGCGGGAGGCCCGATACCAGGCGCTGGCGGAGGCGGCCGACAAACACCAGGCGCAGGTGGTCCTGCTCGGCCACACCAGGGACGACCAGGCGGAGACCGTGCTGCTGGGGCTGGCCAGGGGGAGCGGCGTCAGGTCGCTGTCCGGGATGGCGGCCCGCAGCGGCCGCTACCGGAGACCGTTCCTCGACATCCCCAGGGCCACCACCGTCAGGGCCTGCCAGGCCCTGGACCTCGTCCCCTGGGACGACCCGCACAACGAGGACCCCCGCTACACGAGGGTCCGCGTCAGATACAGGGTCCTCCCCGTTCTGGAGGCGGAGCTCGGCCCAGGAGTGGCCGAGGCGCTCGCCAGGACCGCCAGGATGGCCCGCGAGGACGCCGACGCCCTGGACGAGTGGGCCGAATCGGCGTACCAGAATTGCGCTCTTAGCGATATTCCGGGCTCGGTGACGCTGGCCGTACCGGAGCTGGAAAAGCTGCCCGACGCCGTCAGGCGGCGGGTGCTGCGGCGGGCGGCCATCGCGGCCGGGGCTCCCTCAGGAGCTCTGTCCGCTGCTCATATCCTTGCCGTGGACGGGCTGGTCACGCGGTGGCACGGGCAGAAAGCCGTTGACCTGCCGGGGGGTCTGTCCGCCGTGCGGCGATATGGCACCCTGATAGTCGCCATCAGTCCCATCGCATAA
- the folE gene encoding GTP cyclohydrolase I FolE gives MTQHDVDLGRIEKAVREILYAIGEDPDRDGLLDTPARVARAMAEQYSGLGQTPEDVLTKVFDVDHDEMVLVRDIEVYSTCEHHLVPFHGVAHVGYIPNDRGQVTGLSKLARLVDVYARRPQVQERMTSQIADALMRVLEPRGVIVVVEAEHLCMTMRGVRKPGAKTVTSAVRGDFRTSDKTRSEAMALILGR, from the coding sequence GTGACTCAGCACGACGTAGACCTGGGCCGGATCGAGAAGGCCGTACGCGAGATCCTCTACGCGATCGGCGAGGACCCCGACAGGGACGGCCTTCTCGACACCCCCGCCAGGGTCGCCCGAGCCATGGCCGAGCAGTATTCAGGGCTCGGCCAGACGCCCGAGGACGTGCTGACGAAGGTCTTCGACGTCGACCACGACGAGATGGTGCTCGTCAGGGACATCGAGGTCTACTCGACCTGCGAGCACCACCTGGTCCCGTTCCACGGCGTGGCCCACGTGGGTTACATCCCCAACGACCGCGGCCAGGTGACCGGCCTGTCCAAGCTGGCCCGCCTGGTCGACGTGTACGCCCGCCGCCCCCAGGTCCAGGAGCGCATGACGTCCCAGATCGCCGACGCCCTCATGCGGGTCCTGGAGCCGCGCGGGGTCATCGTGGTTGTCGAGGCCGAACACCTGTGCATGACCATGCGTGGCGTACGCAAGCCGGGCGCCAAGACCGTCACCTCGGCCGTCCGCGGCGACTTCCGCACGAGTGACAAGACCCGATCCGAGGCGATGGCGCTGATCCTGGGCCGCTGA
- the folP gene encoding dihydropteroate synthase: MGVVNVTPDSFSDGGRWFDERAAIQHGLDLVEEGADLVDVGGESTRPGAARVSLEEELARVVPVIRALDAEGVAVSVDTMRAEVARAAVEAGARLVNDVSGGLADPEMPRVVAETGIPYVVMHWRGHSHDMESRAVYADVVTEVREELGKRVDLVLAEGVTEEQIVLDPGLGFAKNAQHNWALLNGIPQLAELGYPLLIGASRKRFLGRLLADSDGTPRPFSRSDDATLAVTALAAQAGAWCVRVHHVAPNADAVRVAAAWKRAGAGT, translated from the coding sequence ATGGGTGTGGTCAATGTGACCCCCGATTCGTTCTCCGACGGCGGCCGGTGGTTCGACGAGAGAGCCGCCATCCAGCACGGCCTTGACCTGGTCGAGGAGGGGGCCGACCTGGTCGACGTGGGCGGGGAGTCCACCCGCCCCGGCGCGGCCAGGGTGTCGCTGGAGGAGGAGCTGGCCAGGGTCGTGCCCGTGATCAGAGCGCTCGACGCCGAGGGAGTGGCGGTCAGCGTCGACACGATGCGGGCCGAGGTGGCCAGGGCCGCGGTCGAGGCGGGCGCGCGGCTCGTCAACGACGTGAGCGGCGGTCTCGCCGACCCCGAGATGCCGCGCGTGGTGGCCGAGACCGGCATCCCGTACGTCGTGATGCACTGGCGCGGCCACAGCCACGACATGGAGAGCCGAGCCGTCTACGCCGACGTGGTCACCGAGGTCCGCGAGGAGCTCGGCAAGCGGGTCGACCTGGTCCTGGCGGAAGGTGTCACGGAGGAGCAGATCGTGCTCGACCCGGGCCTCGGTTTCGCCAAGAACGCCCAGCACAACTGGGCGCTGCTGAACGGGATCCCGCAGCTGGCCGAGCTGGGCTACCCGCTGCTCATCGGGGCCTCGCGCAAGAGGTTCCTCGGGCGGCTGCTGGCCGATTCCGACGGCACGCCCCGGCCGTTCAGCCGTAGTGACGACGCCACGCTGGCCGTGACCGCACTGGCCGCGCAAGCGGGCGCCTGGTGCGTACGCGTCCACCACGTGGCCCCCAATGCCGATGCCGTGCGCGTGGCTGCCGCATGGAAGAGAGCCGGAGCAGGCACATGA